DNA sequence from the Parasphaerochaeta coccoides DSM 17374 genome:
AACTTTGAAGAACTGAAAACGCCTTCATTGAATCTTCCCTTTTCAACACGAACGTCAGCTCGTTCATCGTTGAAATTATTTCAATCATATTGATGTTTTCCCACGCCAATCTGCGGACTGCCTCGTGGATGATTCCCGGAGTTTGAAGGAAATCGCCGGAAAAAACCAAGGTCAAGGAAACAAGGTCGTCCATCCGTGTCAATATCTGTTCGCCCTCGACCAAGTTTTCCACTGCATCACGGTATTTCTCGCTGACGACCAAGCTGATTTCATGAGTTCCCAGGGCAACATTGATGAAATCTCCTTTTTCCGTGGAAATGTCCTGATACAACAGGAAAAGACGGGAGATGAAAGAATCCCTGCGAACAAGATTGATGTCGAATATATTCGTTTTCATGACAATTTCGTAATCAACCTTTGCCGGAATCTTTTCCGCGCCCTTGCAGCGGAGCTCATCCGCGTACCGCCTCACCGCCATCACAATGGCAGCCTGCTTTACGGGAGCGCCATGAAGCAGCGTCGTTTCTTCTAAGATTGAAGCGCTGTAATTACTGAAACTGATGATGCCGTCAATAAGCATTTCCTGGATGAATGGGGTTCTGTCAATTATTTTTTTCACACAACTGCTTACGGATTCAGCCACGTCATACCTCACGGATGATTGATACCTTCAAGAAAGAGTATATCGCCAGAATATGACTTTGACCAGCAATTCAGAATATAGAGCTGGCATAGCAGTGATATAAAGCTGGAATATGAACGGAAACCCACAACTCTGAACGTTCGGACATAATGAAAAACCAGCGTGGGATAAAATGAAAAAAACTACATATTGTAGTATTCATTCAGGTAAATCCTTTAGAAAGCGACAGAAAACCACAAAAAACTTGATTTGTTTGTTTTTTTGCTGTAGTGTACCTACCGGAAGGAGCGTGATTTCATGAGATGTCCCCGATGTGGCTATATGGATGATAAAGTCCTTGATTCCCGCCAGAACAGCAGCGGATCGACTATCCGTCGGCGGCGCGAATGCCTGAAATGTGGACATCGGTTCACCAGTTATGAACGCATCATCGACACTCCCCTGCGCGTCATCAAAAGGGATGGACGCATTGAGGATTTCAACTTGGACAAGATTGAACGCGGCGTTCGTATCGCTACGGACAAACTGAAGGTCACACCGGAAACCATCGAGCAAATCCTCCAGAACATCGAGGATTCAGTCGTCCTGCAAGCGGGAAGCAAACGGGAGATAACATCGAAGGCCATCGGAGAAGAAACGCTCAGGCAGTTG
Encoded proteins:
- the nrdR gene encoding transcriptional regulator NrdR, whose translation is MRCPRCGYMDDKVLDSRQNSSGSTIRRRRECLKCGHRFTSYERIIDTPLRVIKRDGRIEDFNLDKIERGVRIATDKLKVTPETIEQILQNIEDSVVLQAGSKREITSKAIGEETLRQLYKVDKVAYVRFASVYRAFDDVEQFIEEIEKLSQMIDATGKDVHV